Genomic window (Arachis hypogaea cultivar Tifrunner chromosome 13, arahy.Tifrunner.gnm2.J5K5, whole genome shotgun sequence):
AATAGACACCATCACACCATCCACCGGTAGATCTGCAGATATATCTGGCTCATATTGGATTGACCTCAATAAAAGCTCAAAGGAGTAAATCCAGTGGGGGTAAAACCCCTAATTAGTGAATTGTATTACTGACTTCAAGAACACCATTTTTGGAAATAGATATAGCCAGTGGCGGAAattgaagaatttttttttttttgtgtggggGGAGGGAAAATTTTTATGTTGACATTATATAAGCTATATTTCTCCTTCTTGAAGGTTATTATTCTTCTTAATGAAGAAAATGAGTGTTGAACCTCTTGACAATCAATTGAAAGTTCAACTGTGCTAATTGTTTTCTTTGCTAAATACTACTACTCATTtaataaaatgtttttttttggGGGTTGGGAATTGCCCAAGCTAAGCTCCGCCACTGGGTATAGCCATTATTTTTGGAACCTTTTGATGGgcttaatatcttatttttgctGTAAATAATGCAAATAATTcctatttattttgttcttcacaCTTTCAAAAACTAATTGAATAAAGATTTTTCTGctggatctttatttcaaggtgAACTTGAGTTGCCATTTCTAGCACTTCTCTTGGTCATCCTTTCCCCTTATGAGGTCATGAGATTTAGGTAAGCAAATCCATCCTTTTGGGTTTTGAGTTCATCAAGCCATTGCCTCTTCTTCATAAAACGATTCAATGTTGTTGTCTTTGTCAGGGACACAAAAGAAGGTGCTATCATTTCATTATTGATTGCAGTGTATTTGGCTTACCAGCATTTCTCAAGAACAAGTTTACAGAAATCACTTGATCAAGGTTCAATTGTTGCCACCATAGCTGTTGTTTGTATCACTATTGCATCTTTGTTGCTTCTGATCTGAGTTGCTTTAGAATGATGTAAACTCATAATATGTTGTACATAATAATGCCTGTCAGTGGTGATCATTGTGTAATATATCATATCTGGATTCTGTACTTTTTCCACTAATTATTGCTGATTCAAATAAAGAGGTTAGGTTTGTTTTGTGATAGAAATTGGCATTCAGAGAATGATTTTATTTACATATCATTGTAGAAGCTAGTTTTATTCTTAGATTGCTATGAACCTATCATAACGCAGTTCTCTATTTTACCCAAGTTGTCTCTACTGCATTTTTATAGATTGCTAGAACATATATGAAAATGCTGCTCctgatattttgttttattctaataTGGTTCACCAAATATCAAAGCATTGTGTTAGAAAGTGATGGTACTATTCTTCGTTTTTTTACGGGTGTGTTTGTTTGCACTTCTGGCTACCATGACTGAGATTACTGTATCACGATTCCACCTCAAAAGAATGGTTCCTTGAAAATTGAAAAGTGTAGGAAGTTTTCAATTTACGCATTTTAATAGAATTCCTTACTAGTGTTACCTAGCCAAATTAAGTTGCTTGCTATCCCATTGCACCAAACGTCAGAAGTTATTTCGAATGGTTAGGCAGCTTTTTGTATAATCTACCACTATTTTGGTTAGCCAAAATGAAGCCTGCATGCTGACATAGTTAAATATATGTGTGTCCGTGACTGCATGTGGTGGATAAggtatatttttgttaattacatGTGGAGCTTCGCTCGCATAATTAAGACTAACCTGTTTTAGCCTAACCAATATATTTTCAGAAGTGAAGTAATGTATTTATTTCACTAAATTAAATGGCATGCTAGCTGATATTAGTTACAGGGATTCTCTATGGAAGAGAAAACTAATACTGCAGAAAAACTTCCTACGAAGACCTATAAATCTTTTTGGCTCTACTGTATTTCTGGGGATTTATGATCAACTAACAGCCATACATAGATGAAAGGTAATAATGGTACTAATTACTTTAAGGGAAATACTTGTTGACTTGGAGTCCTTGAAATTTCGCAAAAACTGCTGGAAGACAGTGAAATTCCAGCTTATCACTTAAAGAATGGCTGGATCTTGTTTGCTTTCTAAATAAAATTTGCTAATTGAAGTGGTACAAGGAGACTGCATGCGACCAACAGCAGCAAGGAAGAAAAGGCAGTTGTGGCTGCATTGGGGCTTTCTGTTGGTTCTGAACCATAGACTGATGATCCACCTGGCATTGTCATATCTGGTGGAGTTGGGGTCATAGTAGTTGCTGGACTTGGTGGACTTTCATATGTTGCTGGTGGCGGGATGACATCCGTTGGTGGTGGTGGCGTGCTTGTGCTACATTGATAATATTAACATATTAATACTCACAGGATTGCATACTGATATTATTCATCATAGGGTGTGAATAAGAGGTATAGGTGCTGTAAATCCATACCTTGTTGAAGTGGGTGATGCCCAGTGGCAGTTCCCAGTACCTGCAATGATATTAgatattattttctgtttttaatttagaGAAGCACATATAATAGGCATGATAAATCAGGAGTTATTGGCCTTCTAGTCCAAACAAAAAACAGTGACTAATTGAACTCTACAATCCTTGGACAGGAACTCAGAAAGCTAACTAGATTGCTGAAACTTTTAGGACATTAATCCATCACCAAAAAGGACTGAATAGACAGCAGGTGGGGGATTGAGCAGCTACTGAAAGAAGGGAACTTATTGTCCATAATTCTAGGAATGACTTAACTTGATTCCTTCAAGCTATGCACCACATAGCAAGGTAAAGGCATATTTGAGATAGAAACAAGATTACGGGGTAATCAAACTAGAATAATtcgtttattttttctgttttggtCCCTAAACTACATCTTGATCGTcctagaaaatttttgaaaaatattcattTTTCACAAAGACCCAGTAGATATGATACATTGGCAATACCACATAACCTTTAAGATTTTGGaatttgtgttattttattttaggttTTTGTTGTGATCCCAAGAAGAAAAGGAGAACGAAGTAACTAAGATTTGAGTTTGCTTGGAACTTGATGAAGTTCTTACTTGGATCATTGTTTGATAATGTTGCTGTTCCTCCAAAGTCACAGCTGGTAGATACAGGATTCTTCTGGAAATATTGATTGAAAGCATAAGAAGCATGGTCACGGACAGTGTTTGGTTCATAACAGGAAGCTCCTGGTTGAATTGCTGAGCAGTCTGCACCTCCATAACCACAAGCGTAGTCAAGGGCAACCTGTAGAGTAGTGTCTGAGGCCCCTTGTTTAGCAACACACCATTGCCCACCTGATGATGACGTAGGAGTGGTAGTTGGGGTTGTAGGATTTGTGTTTGTGGTTGGGGTTGTAGGATTTGTGTTTGGGGTTGGGGGGTTTTGCCCTGTGGTGTCTGGTGCTTGATATGTTGGGTTTGTCGAAGGATTTGGATTTTCTGTCCCTGGAGTTGTAGGATTGACTATAGGAACATCATCCAGTTGTGTACCTAAACCATAGGATATTCTTAAACCTGAAAAGAGAAATCAACAAAAGATCATGTTAGACTCTTCAATAAGTCAAATGAAAAGAAGTTGATGAAACTTAACCAGTCAACCCATATCATGGATCAATATATGTGAATCATGAActcaaatttcttcttgttgAATGCATAGGGTGCATGACTATGATCTCAGAATTGAAAACTGCCATTATTAACACTTGACGATGAACTAAATCATATTTCCAATTGATGATGGCTTCCATTTTTTATGTGCACAAGAGAGATTAGTAATGTTACCTGAGCTGAATATAAGGCAGATGGAGAATAATGCCAGGTGCAAACTTCTAGTTCCCATTCCTGAAGGTTGGCGCTCTCTGATTGGATTGCAGatattttcttcttaattttgGAGGAATGTTTACGAGCAAAGATTTATTATACAAGGTAATCACCTTAGATGTTCCTGTGcagaagaattttttttcttttaatctacatctatatattataatataagaaAAACCTGAAGAATCATAGCTTTCTTGGatcaaagagagaagaaagaatataGGCAAACTTGAGAAAGGAGGCATTGGATAGTTGAAATAAACAAGCAAGAGAAGGTGCAAAAAAGagattaacaaaaaaaagggTGCAAGGCAAAGTTGGAAAAGGCAAAAGGGTGATCTGTTTGAGATTAAACTTGATGCTTGAGGAGCTGCAatctattaatataattaatatgacGGTGATATATGGGCAAGGTTCTTTCTCTTTTTGTGAAACTCTTTTCCTACTGTTTTATGGGACTGGAACAAAAGCTAAAGCCTATACCCTCTGATTTTGTTGCCTTTCAGGGTTTGTGATGAAGAATGTTGTCTCCTTTCAATTCTTGTTATCCTACACCTCTAAGACACAAGCCTTTTTTTCCTCTCCGATTTGAATAAGTAgctcctctgaaatgttttctaCGATTCCTTTCCTCAGTAACTCGAGTTATCTGATTGCAGCCTTGTCCAACAAGAATCTGGGTTGTTCATGTCATTCTTAAGCTACCTTGTCCCAATGTTCTAAGCAGTCTACAGCAAAACTCAATTGCCTTATTCTTCTATTAATAATATtggcaaaaaaaaatacaatacataaattaataaaaaaggaaAACACTTGTGGAAAAGTGTAATGGATTATCTGGAGTTTAGTTGCAGAGAGatacttctttcttttattaatttatttatttttatttaatgcaaggattatgcTGCAAGTAGAGACATAAAAAAAAAGGTTAGGCCTCCTATATAGTAGTTATGTAATGGAAatctttaacaataataatataagatGTACCTACCTTAAGTTTTGAATTTGTAAATATTATTCGACAATTAGTTGCATCAAAAGAAAGATTATTCAGCAGATCATTTGTGAACTAGGAGAAAAAATGTTTAGGTGATTAGCTATGAGTAAGAGTTCATATTATATGACATCTTAGTTTTACGGGTCATGAATAAATAGTAAGTAAAATACAGTAAAGCTATACAACAAACAGATGACAAGAGATTTGCCTTGTAAACATGTAAAGTTCTACATTATGATATATGAACAAGCGATGACAGGAAAATTGGCATCATGCTTTTCGCAACATAAAATCAATAATATGTCAGTCATGGGCCTCATTCAGCACACAACATCTTGGAAGAACATAATAATAAGTTCAAGAAAAATATTACCTGTACTTACGGTGGAGGAATGATTCGAAATTGGTTTTTAGATTCAGCTCTCTTATATATTTTGTTCCTGTTAGTTTTTGGCTATTTGTAGTCATCCCCACTACTGAATCTTAATAGTAATTCTGATCACAACTGAATCACAAATTATGTCATTTAAATGAAAAAGGTCAATTAATATCAAATCATGCGAaggtttaaatttttatttagtgTTGATTCAAATGGAAACGTTAAATGGATACtctattcaaatttatttttttataaatgatatatattttgttataatgCTATTATTTTCAGTTCATAGttagatattatattataataatcatTCATTTACTTTTATCCATCAATTCAATTCTTTTAGTCTAATAATCCAATAACATACTTTAAATTCATACTTTTAAACACTGATGACCAATTGATggtcaaaaacaataaattctaacaacCTCTTAGTATTcctctttagaaaaaaaaaaacattaatgcATCGAAAAATGCAAAACCGTAATAACTTATTATAACCAATATGAATAATACAACCAGTTTATGGATATGATAATACAACATAACCAATttgaagaaaggggagaaaataTACACCAAGGGAAAGATGAATGGTTAATTTGATATAGTTTGGGTTTCCTATGTTAGTAAGTATAAGTTAGTTCGGTTCTGCACTGATACAATTTTGCTTGCTTCCTGAGTTCACTTCTCACCCCCATATCCATTATTCAACAAGGTTCAAGAAATATAATTGAGGTTCATCTTGATTGACACACTTACAAATGTTCAATAATCAAAGACCAATCCCTCACCAATGAATCCTGGTTGTTGGAACAGCTTTATGTCGATTGCCATTGTGATCAAGAAGATTATGCAGACCGTTTGGACATTCCATCTATTATTAATGTTGAGAGCAAGTAATGTTCATGGTATCTTCCAGCAAGTAGATTCTTCAAAAATAGCAATCGAAGCAATAAAACCTGATTGAGTGTTTGCAACAGAATACAAAGAAACCTGTATTATCCTTGGTGATGAATACTACATTGCGAAAGATGTCGGTTGACGTCATCCCAAGCTGCAATTATGGGTTTAAGATCATGAAAGCCATATTATTATATCACCATTTGGTTATGAAGGGGAGAAAAATTGTAAAAGAGAAAATGTTCTACCTGGAAGTTTCTGGAAGTCAGGCTCTATGCCATTGCCATTTATGTCCATGTGATTCGGTGTTACATATTTACCAACAGTGATAACCACACCAGATCCATCTTGAAGCTCAAATACAGACTGGATTAAGCCCTATTGAAAGCAATGTGATTTTTTGTTTAGAATAGACGCATTCAAATGGACATTGAGACTCTCAAAACCAAAAGGCAGAACGAAAATGTAGACTTCTACATTTTCAGGGGTTGTGAGCAAATTCATAAACCTTGCCAAACGTGCGTTTTCCAACAAGAACAGCTTTACAATTATCATGAAGTGCAGAAGCAACCTGAAATAAGCATCACCATGTACAGTATCATAAGTAAGAGTTAAAAAACAGTTAAAAATGGCAGTTTGTGAGTGTGTCTGcgaaaaaataaattgtaagaTATTGAGGTCCTCACTATTTCACTCGCACTAGCAGTTCTGTCATTTACTAAAACCTGCAAGGATTAGAACCAAGAGCCTTGTCATGTGGTCCACAGTAAgagaattttaataattaattacacGTAATTACCATTCAAAAAGGAACTATTTTTTAATGATTGTTTTTACAAAAGAAAGCCATCTCGTGTTAGATTTTTTAATGCTGTATTCTAATTAATATCATATTACTACCAAAGTTCATGAGACAGGCAGCTAGAAACCAATGAAAAGCAGCAATTGAAGAGTGCATATATTTGGTAGTAGTTagtttaatgataaaaatgaacaGATGGAGAAACATTTACAATAACAGGAGCTTGAACCAAAGGAGAAGTATCTGTAACAATAACTTCTTGGAACTGTGGATCTCTCCCGACGGTGTAGATGACCTGCCATGAAATCATTATAAAAGGACAAGTAGGTGTTAAGCAATGAACGGCAAAAGTATCACCAAGCATCCTACATTACGTACGGTCTGAGGAAGGGCCCAAAGGGTCTAATGTAGACAGCCTAACCTGATGCAAGCATCACATGGAAACAACTAAAGTACTACATAATCAGAGCAGATTTACCCTTAAATCAGAGCCATGTACTGAGTAGCAAGCAGAAAACAAACTTACCGTGTCTCCTTCGCTGAGGAAAAGCTTTGCAATTTCAATTCCAGCCTAAATAAGTTAAAAAGAAGCAACAAAATTAGATCATTTCAAAACCAAAGTAAATTGCACTCAATATggaaataatttatgaaaataagttttattttgtCACAGCATTTCCTGCAATTCACAAATGCCAACAGGCAAATATGTACTGATCATTGATCAAGTAAATGAAAATAAATTCTACAAGTCCTCAAAGAAACAAAAAACTGAAAGCTAGCTGTTATGCTCCAAGTCAGTTTTCAAGTTCTTCATATAATTTACCTTAAACACgtcaaattcaaaaagaaaagaggagaagagaaaaagatagaatttcatttCTCATATAACATACGATTAGGATGAAATATTTATCCCAACGAATCACCAAAAGGGGTATAGCATGGAAAAGCAACCTGTACTAGCCCACCAAGATTGTCTCTAAGGTCCAATATGAAATATGATGCACCCATGCCTTGAAGTCGCTTCATTGCTGCAAAATTCATAATTTAAGTCATAAAAGGACAGTAAATAACTATTTGGATATCCATACAAGTGAATATAAGGATCCAAAGCAGTTGCCATTAACACAagttaaatacataaaataaaagaaacaaggtACCAATATTTGGTTGGTTCAAGTGGTTTCACacttcctttattttattttctttttgagcaAGACTTAAGTTCAAATTTTGTTAGTCtgaaccagaaaaaaaaaagttgcatAAAAAAGTAACCCTGACCAATAACTAAATCTTTTCTGGCCAATGCATTGAACTCTTTGAGGCGTATGTACCCAACAGGAGTAGCACCACCATCCATTTGTTCCAGCCGATAAAAGACTGGTGTTCGAGCAACAAGTTGCCGCTGGACTTCTACTAATTCAACAGGACCACAGTTGCCATGCCTTACCTGAGAATAGTAGTACCAGAATCAAACCTGGACAACATCAAACCTACAGAAAAGACTAGAGTAGGTTCCAAACTAACTTGGAATCAGAATCCAAAACCTGAATAGTGACAGAAGTGCCATTAGGACCTTGCAATATGGACGATGCTTCAAATGCTGATTTTCCCTTTAACTCCATGTTGTTGACAGCCAATACTTCATCCCCCTAGCCAAGCAACCGAAAGAATAGAAAACATGTTTTATGAACAGTAGTTCTTAGTACATATGCCACTCAACAATTCCAAGAGAGACAATAAATCAGGAAAGAGTTTATGCCAATAAATGTCAAAGATGGAACAATAGGTTGTTCTAATGCCCAAAAGAACAAATCAAATTGTTGATCAAGACAGCAATTCTGTCCAGTGCTATACCATGTTGCAATTGTAACACATAGCAAGCATGTTTTAAAAATCGATATTAAGAGAGTTACTTTCTAGAGTTGTCTTTGTTACCTGTCTTACACCAGCAGAATAAGCAGGGCCATCCAATATGATTCCAAGCACTTTCAGTCTGGGTTCTCCATTTTCATCAGGAATTTCCCTAAGGTTTATTCCAATACCAGTCATGTCATACCTCGCCATCTTGGAGAACTTTTAACAGTGAAAAGAAATCCAAATGCCATTAAGTAAGAAATGTGAGAAGCACAACGTTATAAGCTAGTAGTCTGTATATTATATCATTATACAGAAGCAAAGCAAAGAAAAACTATGAAATCATCAGATTGATGATGCAAGAATCCAACTACTCGAGAGATAATAATTTGGATTCTGTAGAAATTATGAAATATATACATATTGCACAGGTGTGTGTAAGTCTGCAtttgtatgtatttatatatgCTGATATGCATGTATGTATGTTTCTTATGTACATCCCTTTTTTGAATTAGATCATGTAGGGATAGTAAAGCAAGCATCAGCGAGCAATTCAAGCCATGTGGCTTGTACCTCAAGACATCTCATGACACAAAGAAAAACCTCCAATGAACAAGACCATGAAGTTCCTAGAATCAATTACCTCCTCAGGGGAAAGAAACCGCGTATAAGGATCACCCAAGCTGGCAAGCATTCGCTTGATTATCTGGTGTGCCTTTGATCTTGTCTGAATGGAATTACTCAACAGATCCTCCCTTTTCAGCTGGAAACAAGAAATGCTATTAATGTAAACACAAAACCATCAATATAACACACTGGCATCATAATAACAGTGAATTAACATTGAAAATACCCACTTTTGGAGTCTATACGAATTGTGGAGCACATAatcttcaaaattttcttttttatctctcaccttgattttcttttttctttgactTTTTTCCTTATGTACGTTGTCCAAATGACAAGATTCACATTAACAAGATTGTTTAACATTAACACATAATAAAGAAGCAAACTTGGGTTAGAAAACGTAAAGGGTGTAAACAAAAAAATACCAGCCATCAAGGTTCATCACTGTGGTCTAATGTCTatggaaaaaacggaaaaaagccaAAAAGCTGCAAACTTTTGAAGTGGGGTGGGTGTGATTCTGTGATGCAAGTTAATACCTGCCAAGCATCCTGCGACCAACGGTGGCGACCAGCATCAAGAAAGCTGTCATTGACAATCTGCCAAGCTTCTTGAACAAGCCCTTCATTGGTGACAACCTCAGGAAGCAGCTCCTCTTGTCGTGTCTCAACAACATCATCACGGCATGTTTGAAGGGAACGTGGTGGAGGTTCAAGAAGTGCAGAAGTGGcggcagaagaagaaggaagaggaaaaGGCAAGGAGAAGAACAAGCCAAAGGATAGGGCACCAGAGATAGCTCCAATGAGTGTGCTCTGGACCCAGTTACTGCTGCAGCAAAGGATTCTTGGATTTGCGGTTGGGATCGGAAGTTGAGGCCTtgatagagaagaagaagaagaagaagaagaagaagaagaagaagaagaagaagaagaaggtcttGAAGAGGGAGTTGGGAGTTTCAGGAAAACACAACAGGAACTCATCTTTTTGGAACTGTGTTACACACTTGAGAGTAAGGTGTTGTTTATCACTCACTCTGCTCCATCACACATCATCAATTTTTGATAATGTTAACAAAACCCATTTATCTGATATGTCTTTAATTGTCCAGTGAACTACCAACTTGGTCCTGGTCCTGTCCATTCTTTAGAATGATAATCTGTTCATGATACAAAGTGGTTTGTGTGGATATTTTTCTATTAACTCTGAAGCAAAAatagacaacaacaacaacaacaaagccttgtcccactaagtggggtcggctacatgaatcaaacgacgtcgttgtgctctgtcatgtatcatgtctacagagagaccgtttacatgtagatctcgtttgaccacctcatggatggtcttcttaggtcttcctctgcctttcgccctttgtccatcttccatctcatccaccctcctgactggatgttctatcggtcttcttctcacatgtccaaaccacctgagacgcgattcaaccatcttttccacaataggtgctactccaactctctcccttatatcttcattccttattttatccaatcgcgtatgaccactcatccatctcaacatcttcatctctgccacactcagcttatgttcgtgctcctctttagccgcccaacactccgtaccatacagcatagccggtcttatagcggtgcgatagaatttacctttaagttttaaaggcacttttttgtcgcgtataaaaccagatgcactccgccattttgaccaacctgcttggatcctatgatttacatcatgttcaatctctccattatcctgtatgatgcacccaagatacttaaaacttttaacttttcgtagggtgttctctccaattttcacctctatattggagttttcccttctcagactgaacttacattccatatattccgtcttgctacggcttatgcgcaaaccatacacttctagagcttctctccataactccaacttcttatttaggtcttcccttgactctcccataaggacgatatcatcggcaaaaagcatgcaccatggcacaggctcttggatgtgctctgtgagtacttctaagactaatgtgaaaatgtatggacttaaggatgatccctggtgtaatcctataccaatagggaattcctctgtcacaccaccttgagtcttcacactagttgtggccccatcatacatgtctttaattgcccgaatatatgcgatccttactctctcttttctaaaaccttccataagacctcccttggtactctatcatacgctttttccaaatcaataaacaccatgtgtagatcccttttattactacgatacctctccatcatccttcttaataggtatatcgcttcagtggtagatctgcctggcataaatccaaattggttctctgttacttgtgtctcttttctcaacctccgttctatcaccctttcccataacttcatagtatgactcataagcttaatccctctataatttccgcaactttgtatatcccccttattcttgtagataggtaccaaggtgctctttctccactcatcaggcatcttctttgaccttaaaatctcattaaaaagcttggttaaccagttgatgccttttcctccaagacccttccaaacctcaatcgggatattatcaggtcctactgccctgccatttttcatctgctttagagcctcttttacctcgaagtctcgaatccttcgatagtagtcaaagttttgatcttcttcccttgtgcataatcgaccaaggctcggaagagtcttctgtccctgaTACGTGAGCATTTTTCGTCAAGAATTGACAGAAATTATATTatgtcataaaataaaaaatagatcatttttattctgaaaaatcatattatcATTCTAAGAAATAGGCAAAAATCAATTGGTAATTTGctcttaataatttatttataa
Coding sequences:
- the LOC112792777 gene encoding uncharacterized protein is translated as MGTRSLHLALFSICLIFSSGLRISYGLGTQLDDVPIVNPTTPGTENPNPSTNPTYQAPDTTGQNPPTPNTNPTTPTTNTNPTTPTTTPTSSSGGQWCVAKQGASDTTLQVALDYACGYGGADCSAIQPGASCYEPNTVRDHASYAFNQYFQKNPVSTSCDFGGTATLSNNDPSTGNCHWASPTSTSTSTPPPPTDVIPPPATYESPPSPATTMTPTPPDMTMPGGSSVYGSEPTESPNAATTAFSSLLLLVACSLLVPLQLANFI
- the LOC112792779 gene encoding carboxyl-terminal-processing peptidase 1, chloroplastic-like, whose product is MSSCCVFLKLPTPSSRPSSSSSSSSSSSSSSSSSLSRPQLPIPTANPRILCCSSNWVQSTLIGAISGALSFGLFFSLPFPLPSSSAATSALLEPPPRSLQTCRDDVVETRQEELLPEVVTNEGLVQEAWQIVNDSFLDAGRHRWSQDAWQLKREDLLSNSIQTRSKAHQIIKRMLASLGDPYTRFLSPEEFSKMARYDMTGIGINLREIPDENGEPRLKVLGIILDGPAYSAGVRQGDEVLAVNNMELKGKSAFEASSILQGPNGTSVTIQVRHGNCGPVELVEVQRQLVARTPVFYRLEQMDGGATPVGYIRLKEFNALARKDLVIAMKRLQGMGASYFILDLRDNLGGLVQAGIEIAKLFLSEGDTVIYTVGRDPQFQEVIVTDTSPLVQAPVIVLVNDRTASASEIVASALHDNCKAVLVGKRTFGKGLIQSVFELQDGSGVVITVGKYVTPNHMDINGNGIEPDFQKLPAWDDVNRHLSQCSIHHQG